The window CTTGAATCGAATAAATGTGGACGGCACTATTATCAACGACCGTTTTAACGATCGTGAAGATATCATCCCCCTGCCCAGAAAAATCGGCCGGGGAGGCGAAAAATCTGATGTAATGGCGATCGCTCTGGAGGGTTATCACAACGCCTCAGACGGTAGAAACAACGTTACATCTTTTGCCGCCATTACCACAGCAGGATCGATTCAATCGGTCCCCAATCTGGCGATGTACAAGATTGTCGTCGGGCCAGGAGTCGGCAACGTTATTGACATCAACCAGCCGCCGATCGTCAACGTCAAACGCACAGCCCGTGCATTACGTAAATATACAGAAAATGTAACGGTCTGCATTCTTAACCAGGCAAGGCACCACCAACTCATCCGGGAAGTTCGCAGCTGCGGTGCACGCATCAAGCTGATTGACGAGGGAGAAATCTCAGGCTGTCTTGCTGCCATCACCGGCCAGAAAGCTGATATTTACATGGGATATGGCTACGCACCCGAGGGTGCCATGGTCGCCGCAGCCATCAGTTGCCTCGGGGGATACTTTGAAGGTAAGATTTTTTATGAAAATGACCGCGACAGAGCCCTGGCCGCAGAACACGGTATCAAGGACTTCGACAAGACCTTCAGGGCCCAGGATCTGATAGGCAGTAAAGAGGTCGCTATTGCCGCAACTGGCGTTACTGACGGAGAATTCCTTGAAGGCGTACAATTCACGTCCAATGGCGCAGTAACCTATTCCTTCATTGCCCGAGGCGAGACCCATACCAACCGTAAGCTTGAATCACGGCACTTCTTCGACTACAAACCAGTTTTTTAGCTTGATTATTGTAGAAAATAGAATGCAAAATGCAGAGTAGAAGAGAATAAACGCTTTGCATTTTGTTCTATCGCGCTTGTTTCATGTTGTTTTGTACTGAATATCTCTTTATTATCAATTTGACACGTTCGTTCCGATAGTACCCGTGTAACATCACGGCCAGGGAAAAGGGAGAGGCCAAGCTCGCCTGGGCATTTGTTTCAGCTTCAGGTCCATTCGCCGTTTGCATCTCCTGAACCAGGAAGCAAAGCTGTACCCACTACCTTGCTGAACCATGTGCATATTGCATGGAAGAGGAGACTTGTGTGAAGCCCACTCTATTCTGGTTACAAGGTGCAGGCTGTGGCGGGGACACTGTGGCCCTGCTCAACGCCGAATCGCCTGACATTATCGAAACTCAGGATGCCCTGCGCTTCGAAATACTCCACCATCCTTTCTTCTCCGACAGAAATGCAGATTCATCTGTAATTATTGACCAAATATCGTCAGGGCAAATCAAGTTAGACGTTTTTTGCCTGGAAGGTGCAATCACACTCGGGCCTGAAGGAACCGGCATGTTTCAGACGGTCCAGGGTCGGCCGAAGCACGAGATCATTCGCATCCTCGCCTCCAATGCACGACTTGTCTTTGCCATCGGCACCTGTGCATCTTACGGAGGAATCAGCCACGCCTGTGATCCCGACGCCATCGGCCTGCAGTTTACAGGTGACCAGGCAGGAGGATTTCTCGGCAAAGATTTCAGGAGCTTAGACGGATTCCCTGTTATCAACCTGCCTGGCTGCCCCGTGCACCCCACAGTACTGATAGGTGCCGTCAGCGGTTATCTCCATGCCAACGACTTGCCTTTAAACGAATTCCAGGCTCCTCTCGAGTACTATTCCATGCTGGTCCATCAGGGATGCACCAGAAACGAGTACCATGAATTTCGAGTTGAAGAGACCGACTTTGGTCAAACGGGCTGCCTGTTTTATCATCTCGGCTGTCATGGCCCACTCGCCCACGGCCCCTGCAATAAACTGCTCTGGAACAACCGTAACTGCAAAACCAGAAACGGTGTACCATGTTTTGGCTGCACTCAGCCTACTTTTCCAAAACCTGAGCCATTTTTCCAGACACCTAACATTGCAGGCTTGCCTATAAATCTTCCAGATGGCGTAGACAGGCCACACTACCTTGCCTACAAAGGTATGGCAGCCGCCGCTGCACCCGAAAGATTGAAACAAAGAAAGTCGAGGGTCTGAGATGAACAGAACCGCATCCAGCGTTATCAATATGCCAATCAATCGTGTTCAGGGAGATCTCGAACTTGCTCTTGAGGTTCAAGCCAACAAGGTTACCAACGCCTGGTCTTCCTCTACGCTTTATCGTGGCTTTGAAAATATGCTCAAAGGCCGTGGTGCTCGTGATGGACTGGTCATCACCCCAAGAGTGTGCGCTCTCTGCTCCACCGCCCATCTTTTCGCAGCAGTCACCGCACTTGAACAGATCTGCGATGTCACTCCACCCAACAACGCAATCCTGGTTCGTAATATTTGCCTGTTGGCTGAGCATGTGCAGAGTGATATCCGGCATGGAGTACTCTCCTTTTTCAAAGATTTCATGAATCCCGCCTATGCCGGGCTGCCACTTTATGAGGAGGCGTGCAGGAGATACGCATCCCTCCGTGGTGAATCCGTCATCGAAACAATACGTATGACCAAGAAGATCCTCGAGGTTGTCGCAATTTTCGGTGGTCAATGGCCTAACTCATCGTTCATGGTACCCGGAGGCATTGCCGGTATTCCCTCTTTTAACGATCTGGTCAGCTGCCAATATATCGTCAACCTGTTCCGCAGCTGGTATGAGCAGCGTATCCTCGGATGCACCATCGAACGCTGGTCCGAAGTACG of the Desulfosediminicola ganghwensis genome contains:
- a CDS encoding fructose-bisphosphatase class II family protein → MNTNYGMEIVRATEIAALTAARMQGLGDHDDILNTTRAAIIKTLNRINVDGTIINDRFNDREDIIPLPRKIGRGGEKSDVMAIALEGYHNASDGRNNVTSFAAITTAGSIQSVPNLAMYKIVVGPGVGNVIDINQPPIVNVKRTARALRKYTENVTVCILNQARHHQLIREVRSCGARIKLIDEGEISGCLAAITGQKADIYMGYGYAPEGAMVAAAISCLGGYFEGKIFYENDRDRALAAEHGIKDFDKTFRAQDLIGSKEVAIAATGVTDGEFLEGVQFTSNGAVTYSFIARGETHTNRKLESRHFFDYKPVF
- a CDS encoding NADH:ubiquinone oxidoreductase — encoded protein: MKPTLFWLQGAGCGGDTVALLNAESPDIIETQDALRFEILHHPFFSDRNADSSVIIDQISSGQIKLDVFCLEGAITLGPEGTGMFQTVQGRPKHEIIRILASNARLVFAIGTCASYGGISHACDPDAIGLQFTGDQAGGFLGKDFRSLDGFPVINLPGCPVHPTVLIGAVSGYLHANDLPLNEFQAPLEYYSMLVHQGCTRNEYHEFRVEETDFGQTGCLFYHLGCHGPLAHGPCNKLLWNNRNCKTRNGVPCFGCTQPTFPKPEPFFQTPNIAGLPINLPDGVDRPHYLAYKGMAAAAAPERLKQRKSRV